In one Salvelinus sp. IW2-2015 linkage group LG26, ASM291031v2, whole genome shotgun sequence genomic region, the following are encoded:
- the polr2eb gene encoding DNA-directed RNA polymerases I, II, and III subunit RPABC1 — protein MDDDEETYRLWKIRKTIMQLCHDRGYLVTQDELDQTLDEFKSQFGDKPSEGRPRRTDLTVLVAHNDDPTDQMFVFFPEEPKVGIKTIKMYCQRMQEENITRACIVVQMGMTPSAKQSLVDMAPKYILEQFLQQELLINITEHELVPEHIVMTKEELSELLLRYKLKESQLPRIQQGDPVARYFGLKRGQVVKIIRPSETAGRYITYRLVQ, from the exons ATGGATGACGATGAGGAAACATATAGGCTATGGAAAATTCGGAAAACCATCATGCAG CTGTGTCATGACAGAGGCTACCTGGTGACCCAAGATGAGTTGGACCAGACCTTGGATGAGTTTAAAAGTCAGTTTGGGGACAAACCCAGCGAGGGTCGCCCACGACGGACAGATCTCACTGTCCTGGTAGCACACAATGATGACCCCACAGACCAgatgtttgttttctttcctg AGGAGCCTAAAGTTGGTATTAAGACCATCAAGATGTACTGCCAGCGGATGCAGGAGGAAAACATCACACGTGCCTGCATTGTAGTTCAGATGGGAATGACACCTTCAGCTAAGCAG TCTCTAGTTGATATGGCCCCCAAATACATCCTGGAACAGTTTCTGCAGCAGGAGCTTCTAATAAACATCACTGAGCATGAG CTAGTTCCTGAACACATAGTCATGACAAAAGAGGAACTGTCTGAATTGCTGTTACGATA TAAACTGAAGGAGAGTCAGCTGCCTAGGATCCAACAAGGAGATCCTGTAGCCCGGTACTTTGGATTGAAAAGAGGCCAG GTAGTAAAGATAATCAGACCCAGTGAGACTGCTGGACGATACATCACCTACAGGCTGGTCCAGTGA